One Salmo trutta chromosome 12, fSalTru1.1, whole genome shotgun sequence genomic region harbors:
- the LOC115204368 gene encoding spermine synthase isoform X1 yields MALRHYTLDFNLSAPADCPTTVHGLQSIFQEQEMTETVHDTEGHGYLATFIGKNGRLVILRVTALGLLTIDLQCCEGDNIVQVENLLNTLEEKLRSLLHGNIKRVKRLPALTRGAAVDRYWPTADGRLVEYDIDRVVYDEDSAYQNIKIMHSRQFGNILILNGDVNLAESDLPYTQAIMGRGKENYAGKEVLILGGGDGGILAEAVKLKPKMITMVEIDQMVIDGCRTHMRKACGSVLDNLKGECYQVLVEDCVPVLKKYVEEGKTFDYVINDLTAVPISTAPEEDSTWEFLQLILDLSIKVLRPTGKYFTQGNSANLTETLALYEEQLGRLSCPVDFSKEVVCVPSYMELWVFYTIWKK; encoded by the exons ATGGCACTGCGACATTACACCCTCGACTTCAACCTCTCAGCGCCAG CAGACTGTCCAACGACTGTGCATGGGCTGCAGTCTATATTTCAAGAACAGGAAATGACAGAGACTGTCCATGACACTGAGGGACATGGATATCTTGCTACCTTCATTGGCAAGAATGGCAG GTTGGTTATTCTGCGTGTGACCGCCCTTGGCCTGCTTACCATTGATCTGCAGTGTTGTGAAGGAGATAACATTGTACAAGTAGAGAAT CTTTTGAATACACTGGAAGAGAAGCTGAGAAGTCTCCTACATGGAAACATTAAGAGGGTCAAGAG GCTCCCAGCTCTGACACGAGGTGCAGCTGTTGATCGATATTGGCCCACAGCAGACGGCAGGCTGGTGGAGTATGACATAGATCGGGTTGTATATGATGAGGATTCTGCATACCAGAACATAAAGATCATGCACTCACGGCAGTTTGGCAATATCCTGATCCTCAATGGGGATGTTA ATCTAGCAGAGAGTGACCTGCCCTACACCCAGGCCATCATGGGCAGAGGGAAAGAGAACTATGCAGGGAAGGAGGTCCTGATCTTAGGAGGCGGTGATGGAGGAATCCTCGCAGAGGCCGTCAAACTCAAGCCAAAGATGATCACCATGGTGGAG ATCGACCAAATGGTGATTGATGGGTGTAGAACACACATGAGGAAGGCATGTGGAAGTGTTCTGGATAACCTGAAGGGAGAATGTTACCAG GTGTTGGTAGAGGACTGCGTTCCTGTTCTAAAAAAGTATGTTGAGGAAGGGAAGACGTTTGATTACGTCATCAATGACCTCACAGCGGTCCCCATCTCCACAGCGCCAGAGGAGG ACTCTACATGGGAGTTCCTACAGCTTATCTTGGATCTCTCAATAAAAGTACTGCGTCCTACTGGGAAGTACTTCACACAG GGTAATAGTGCCAATCTGACTGAGACACTGGCTCTTTATGAGGAGCAGCTGGGAAGGCTCTCATGTCCTGTAGACTTCTCCAAGGAAGTGGTGTGTGTGCCCTCTTATATGGAACT GTGGGTTTTCTACACCATTTGGAAGAAGTAA
- the LOC115204368 gene encoding spermine synthase isoform X2, with amino-acid sequence MALRHYTLDFNLSAPDCPTTVHGLQSIFQEQEMTETVHDTEGHGYLATFIGKNGRLVILRVTALGLLTIDLQCCEGDNIVQVENLLNTLEEKLRSLLHGNIKRVKRLPALTRGAAVDRYWPTADGRLVEYDIDRVVYDEDSAYQNIKIMHSRQFGNILILNGDVNLAESDLPYTQAIMGRGKENYAGKEVLILGGGDGGILAEAVKLKPKMITMVEIDQMVIDGCRTHMRKACGSVLDNLKGECYQVLVEDCVPVLKKYVEEGKTFDYVINDLTAVPISTAPEEDSTWEFLQLILDLSIKVLRPTGKYFTQGNSANLTETLALYEEQLGRLSCPVDFSKEVVCVPSYMELWVFYTIWKK; translated from the exons ATGGCACTGCGACATTACACCCTCGACTTCAACCTCTCAGCGCCAG ACTGTCCAACGACTGTGCATGGGCTGCAGTCTATATTTCAAGAACAGGAAATGACAGAGACTGTCCATGACACTGAGGGACATGGATATCTTGCTACCTTCATTGGCAAGAATGGCAG GTTGGTTATTCTGCGTGTGACCGCCCTTGGCCTGCTTACCATTGATCTGCAGTGTTGTGAAGGAGATAACATTGTACAAGTAGAGAAT CTTTTGAATACACTGGAAGAGAAGCTGAGAAGTCTCCTACATGGAAACATTAAGAGGGTCAAGAG GCTCCCAGCTCTGACACGAGGTGCAGCTGTTGATCGATATTGGCCCACAGCAGACGGCAGGCTGGTGGAGTATGACATAGATCGGGTTGTATATGATGAGGATTCTGCATACCAGAACATAAAGATCATGCACTCACGGCAGTTTGGCAATATCCTGATCCTCAATGGGGATGTTA ATCTAGCAGAGAGTGACCTGCCCTACACCCAGGCCATCATGGGCAGAGGGAAAGAGAACTATGCAGGGAAGGAGGTCCTGATCTTAGGAGGCGGTGATGGAGGAATCCTCGCAGAGGCCGTCAAACTCAAGCCAAAGATGATCACCATGGTGGAG ATCGACCAAATGGTGATTGATGGGTGTAGAACACACATGAGGAAGGCATGTGGAAGTGTTCTGGATAACCTGAAGGGAGAATGTTACCAG GTGTTGGTAGAGGACTGCGTTCCTGTTCTAAAAAAGTATGTTGAGGAAGGGAAGACGTTTGATTACGTCATCAATGACCTCACAGCGGTCCCCATCTCCACAGCGCCAGAGGAGG ACTCTACATGGGAGTTCCTACAGCTTATCTTGGATCTCTCAATAAAAGTACTGCGTCCTACTGGGAAGTACTTCACACAG GGTAATAGTGCCAATCTGACTGAGACACTGGCTCTTTATGAGGAGCAGCTGGGAAGGCTCTCATGTCCTGTAGACTTCTCCAAGGAAGTGGTGTGTGTGCCCTCTTATATGGAACT GTGGGTTTTCTACACCATTTGGAAGAAGTAA